The window TATTGATAATAAGAATAAGCTGGCTTTTCATACTTGCAACAAATAAAATGGATTCAAGTTATTACTTGAGTTTGATGCAGATGTTCACTCAAGGTTAGAGTCATGGAAATAGCCACTTTGCTTGCAGGGGTAGGGTTGCGTGCATTTACCTTTTGAAACTCTGCACTGAAGGGAACCTTGTGCACCAGGCTTGCCCTTTTTTAATGTTTCTATCAGCCTGAAGCAAACGTTAGTATATTGAGCAGCATTTGCTGTTTTAATTGTcaatttgatcttttttttttctcataacaATTCTCAATCTCTTTTTCCTTCCATTTCAGCTAGAGAAGTTCTTTATCAAAGTTTTGCTCACTCTGTTTTATCAACAAAATCTTGGCCACCACCTAGTTTTTTCTACATTCATTCGGATATATTTATGCTTactattatcatttttttaatatctatttTTCCTCAGTTTTAACTTTGTGACCGAGTATGATAAGATCTCTCTAGTTGCAGAGTGGCTTACCATCTTCTCTATTTGATTTTCCTGATTGCACAGCATACTCATCTTTCATGGCTGATGAAGCTGCTACATTGGATACTGCATCTGTGCTCCATCCTCTTGCAGTGAGACCTTCAAGAGTTCCAATACCTTCCCCATGGAATAGCATAGTATCTACAGTTATTAAAGGACCGAACATCTTAAGAGGTTTTATGACGATGGATGCTCAGACTTCTTCTGGAATAATTCCTGAAAATTCCATTTTAAATGTGGACTCCAAAGATAAAGCTTCATCACCTGAGCGTCAAGCCGCTGTAGTATTTCCAGATTTTATAGCAagaaccaaggttcgccgtaccgtaccgtaccggcgtttcgacccgggatcggtaccggtacggtacggtataccgctcggtacacccaggtgtaccgagtgctacagtacactgctacagtgctcggtacagggcggtccgcgtaccgctagcctgtcggaccgatacataccgcccgtaccgggcggtacagtccggtacggcaaaccttggcaAGAACATCCAAAGTCTTGGACTGGTATTTGAAAAAGATTGGTTGCAGAAACTTGCTTTCATTACCTGACGTACAAATAGCGGAAAACAGTACACTTGATTGGGTCAAAATTAGTGCCAATGTGTTGCATGCTTGACAGCAAACTTTGCTTTGTGAGACTTATGCTTCATGCATATAAGAAGGGTGTTTTTGAAGATGGGGCAATCGTTGTGAACCAAATTTGACAGACCTATCACGATGGACATCCAGGTTCATATATCCAAAAAGCTCCCTCTTTTCGTTCTAATGCTAATTAGTTGGGAAGTTATTATTTTTGGTGCAAAATCACCAGTATCACTAGTGACAATTTCAGACTTGGAAATTCATGGTATTGTTCATGATTTAATGAATGCTCCCATATTGCCTACCATAAAAGGTTCTCTATCCTGTAGAATTTTCTGTTATTTGTTGAATGTTATCATGCTGATCTTGATGACACTTCCAGCCAATCTATATCTTCTTCTCTGGACCCAATGTAGAAATTGGAAATCAGATGCCCTGCATCCAAATATGTGAACCTACACATTTGAAATGCATGTGATTATAAAAGTTCTGCAATTCTTATGCAACAACTTAAACAGTCCTTTGCTTTCATTCTTCAGTTATCTTGTCCTATATGTTTACTTGTATGAAAATTTGATAATCAACAATTTCACAGGATAAAACATGTAGTTCCAGAGCAGCAACATTTGTTGCAGCAAGTATTTCAGTTCTCATGCATCTTTTACGAGACTGATTACTCTTTACTTTTTATTAATCTGTGGAGATCATGTGTTGTTGATCTTTTTGCCAGTAAAGATGTAAAAATAATTGATGAGATTCTCAGTTTGATGGAAATTATGTTTGAGATGCATCACACGCCTATTCCTGAAACAAATTTACCCCGTCTTATCTTATTTGCAATAGTTTTGAGTCTGTTTTTTGCTAATTTGCTGTTGGTTTTGTTTTCCATGCTGCGGTGTCAGTTAACTAATATGAATGCTTACATCAACAATTAATTGCATGATCTTTCAGAACTTCCAAGCATAATCCATTAACAGGCCCTCCTTATAAAACATCATCTTTTCCTTATAAAATAGAAATACTTTTCTTACTGCGTACAGATTTCACTGATAATATTATGCTACTAGAATATGAAAATTATTTCTTTCATGGTTGCTTTATCCTGTGATTTACTCTATCATGGTTCCCTCCTTGACACCGTACAATAGGAGATACAGATATGACTGCTGATATGTTTGATTCCAGGATAGTCTATTGGATTAGATTGTTTAATTGTGAATAACCATTTTGTTATAGAGATTTGTCGTACCAATTTCCGCTTCAGTTGTATTGGGTCTGCTTGTTTTCAGGTTTTGGCCGCCGGTTGCTGATGCCGCCCCCGCCCGGAAAGGACTCAACATGGGCTCTTCTTCGCTACTCTCAGCAGCTTGAATACCTTCGAGAAGTATTCTTCCACCTCCCTTCCgttctctctctcttgctctctTCCTTGTTCGTTATTTAAATTTACTACTTCTTGTGATGATACGGACCGGTATTTGAATTGATAAGACAAACTCGTGCTATTAGTGTATCTTAGCAAAGATAAGATACACTATTAGTCATTGATTCTTCTAGATGATCCTTATTAGTGTATCTTAGTAAAGATCCCTTGGTATGGAACCTTCTGATATTCGAGGAAGTTCTATATTTCATTCCATCTTTGTAATTTTATTCTAAATGCATTCCCCTTTGCATCTGAGTTGGAATTCATAACTGGGAATTTTTCTAGACTAATACTCGGACCGGTTCTTTTAATCGAGCATCATCAAGTTGAGGTTTCATATCAATCTGATGCTGTTGTTCTGCACTTTTCTACTAATGTTCAATATGAAATGTAATTGTTCACCCCCCCCCACGACCCCTCGTGCAGAGACTCTTCACACTTCTGCGCTCGTGGGTCCGACGGCATTAGGTCGAACTCGAGGGTGGGGGGGGCGGGGGACGTCCTGCGTCCAGTTGTTCGAATCGCATCTGGTTGATATATGATCACTAGAAATGGGTTCAGGTGAAAGCGAGGCGGGCCATTAAATAATCAATTATATCCCTTCCCCTCCGACCCGTCACTTGGGAGAGACGCGACAAGTCATTTTGTTATCATTCCCTGGCAATAAtcctctcttttcttcttttttttttgcggaAAAGCCCCTCAAGTTTTAGGTAATTTTGTCTTCCGCTTTCTCGTCTTTTTCTTTTGCCCTGTATCCCCAAGCAGCGCCCGACGCCCACTTTGCTCCCTCGTCCTCCTACCCAGGGATGGAAACCCTAGAGGCCACCGAGCCCATGTCCGGCGAGTCGCCGACCCAACCCCAAAGCTCGGGTTCCCCCCAACCGCCACTGGCTCCATCCGAGCGGCGACTCCTCGAATCTACGTATCTTGCGGACGCTGCTGCAGACGGCGCCTCCGTCGCGGCGAACTTGGCTCCGGTAACCCCCTCCGGAACCGAAGCTAAGGATGATGTCGATGCGCATTTTGGCAACGGGGGATTGGGTCTAGGATCGGTTACCGGCGAGTCACTGGAAGGAATCCCTATCGCCGTCGGCGATCTCGTGTGGGGGAAGACCAAGAACCATCCCTGGTGGCCGGCGCTGGTTTCCGATCCCTCCCGCGCGCCCATCGATGCCAAGAAGGCCCACCTGAGCGACGTCTCCCTCCTGCTGGTCTACTGCTTCGGCAGCGGTGCCTTCGCCTGGTGCGAGCCAGCCCAGCTGAAGCCCTTCGTCGAGGACTTCCATCGCATGACGAGGCAGAGCAGCTCTAAGAGCTTCGTCGCAGCCGTCGAGGGCGCCTTGGATGAGATCAGGCGCCGCCTCCAGTTGGAGCTCACTTGCGGCTGTGTTCCGCCGGAGGCCGGAGGGAAGACTGCTGAATGCCCAGCCGGGAGGCTTCCGATCTCGAACTTTCAGCCTTTGGAGTTCCTCGAGCATCTCCAAGGCGTGGCTTGTGACGTTACGATGGCCGATGTGTTACAAGTTGCAGCTTTGAGAAGTTGGGTGATCGCTTTCGCCAAAGGATGGACTGCTGGTTTGCCTGGGTACCACCCTCGCCGTGAGATAATGGAGCTGGTGGACAAGATTGATCTTGACGTGCCACCAGGAGACCTGGGCGATGGCAATGAGGAGGGAGATGGCGAATGTTGGATCACCGGGAGCAGGGTCAGAAAAGGTCTCAAAACATCAGAGGATAACTTGCACAAGAGGCAGAAAAAAAGGAGCATGGCTGCACTGATAGCTGGGATGGAGTTGGATACAGTTGAGCTCAGCGATGGTGATGAATTTACGGTGGAGGAGAAGGTAAAGGGCGTGAAGAACCAGATGATCAAGAAGGTGAAAGATATGGATGCAGATGATTGTGGTGTTGAGGCCCAAGAAGATACTGGCTCAGGTAGACGGGAGCGGAAGAAGAGCAAGTACTTGTCACCTCCTTACACTTGCTTGGGTGCATATACCAACACTCTTGACTCACCGAGGAGTGGTGAGGTGAAGTCACCTAGGAAGGCTGCTGAAGCCTCTCGGGCTCTAAATTCTGATATCTCATCCTTATTGAGGTGCGACTCGGAGTCCGTTGAGAAGGAAGAGGATACTAGTAATCCTGGTTTTGGAATTGAGAGCACTTCTGTCAATGACATTCTTGCAGAATTACTTTGCACGGCAAGAAATCCACTTCATTTAAAGTGGAACCGATCAGCAAAGATGATTAAGAGCTTCTTCATTAAATACAGAAGCTCAATGTACACAAGTGGATCTGACTTCCTAACGTACCAGAAGCACCATAATGAATGCTGTCAGGTGAGTATAGAATCTCCAAACAAGCTGATTGTCAATAATAGTTCTGAACTGGGAAAATCTGAGGGGGGATGGAAGGATAAGAAAGATGCTGCTGATTTGCAAGTAGAGACAGGCCTAGTTCCTGATTCAAGAAGTTGTTCTGAACAATGCAAGGTTGggcggaagaggaagatgagaaagAATGAAGATAACAATGTAACACTAGCAGATTTGGAGCCTCAGGTCATAAACATTCCAGTGGAAAGAAAAAACATAAAGAGCAAAGTTGTAGCTACTGGAGAAAGTGTAGTTCTGTGCCCTGCGCCTGTTAATTGTATGCAACCAGCTGAAGTTGGAAACAAGATGAATAAGAAGGGTAAGGGAGTTACTAATGGGCAAAAGGCCGTGGACCCTGTCCATAATCTTTCAGAGTGTTCACAAGATGGCAACTCTAAACGGAAGCGGAAGAAGAGCAAACGTGCAAATGCTGATGTACCCTTGGTTGATTCGATCAGGGGCATCACAAATACTTTGGAGAAAGTCAAATCTGAGCACTCGAGGAAAGATGATGAAGCTTGTTACAGTTACCCTGGAGCTCTTCTCTTGACTTTTGCCTCAGGAGTTCCTTTGCCCTCCCAAAGCGAACTAATTTCTACTTTTCGCAAGTATGGAGTTGTGATAGAATCAGAGACGGAGTTGCTAAAAGAGACCAGTAGTGCTCGTGTTGTGTTTGCCAAAAGCACTGATGCGGAAAAAGCCTTCAATAGCTCAGATAAAACTGGTGTCTTTGGGCCACCATTTGCAAACTACCATCTCCACTATCTACCTCCGATTGCATGCTCTCCTCATCCAATACCTCCTCTTCCTTACATAAGGGAGAGTCTCGAGAGGATGATATCTACTCTGACTACTACTACGTCAGTGAAAGAGACAGGGCCATCTGATGGGATGAAGCCTGCTGCAAGGGAAAATTTAGTTGGAGACATGGAGGGCCTCCTGAAGAAGGTGAACACAATGCTAGACGGGGCTGCTGCTGGTACCTAGTTTGAGAATGATAGTATGGTTCTAACATCTTTTAGCTTAGGCATCAGTGATCGGCCCTGCTTTATCAGGTTGTTGAATGATGACCTATAAGTGGGATCAGTACCACTTGCTTTATTTAGGTTGCTGAATGTAAGTGTAATTGTTATTAGTACCGTCAGTACGACTTGCTTGATCTCGTTTGCTGAACATTGACATGTTGACCTTATGCATAGCTTAGTTTAGATCATCTGTGTGCATTATAGACTATTTCTTCTCACTGTTTTCTGCCAGATAATGGATAACCTCATCCGCTTTGCACATAGTTGTTTGGGGTTTGTTTGACCTGCTTAGTTTATTGTGTTGTTAATTTGTTAAACCTAGTTGGTTGTTATACCTGTGATGAGAACCAAGAGATGGTCAACTCAATCATACATCCTTCTGAATATAAATACAATGAAATATTCGAGATCATCTATTTCTCTCTTTATTATTGTAGCATGTCTGCTTTTATGGCTAATGAACAGGATGGAGGCAGCGACCTAGCCGACTGGGGTTGGATATATGAATGTGGATTATCAAACTAGTAGAAGGAAAGAAAAACAAAGTTTAATAGCGTTATTTTGTTGCAGATGGAGGAGCTGAAAGCTTGATTTTTGATCAATTTCTGTgggacatttgaatgaaatgattGTGAAGTTTATTTGAACTTCATGGATTGGATTTAACTTGTGATAAAAACATTTTATGTCATGTGGTTCTAGGCCTAGTATATCCAAGTCATTAGATCAGTGATATGCTAGAATTGACAGTGACAAAATAGTTAATACAGGTTCCTTATTGTATTGTTGCTCTCTTTTTCTTGCAAACTTAATATGTTGTTGATAGACCGAAGATGGATAGTTGGTCATCAGACGATAGAAATAAATCCACAGTCATCTATCTATACATCATTGTATCAACTGTGaacatctcttctttttatatatGTCCTGCATCCGTTTGAGTTGGTTTGATATCTGTCCTGTACTGCTGTTGTTAACTTTTTTAACATTCCCTAATGTAAGAGAAGAGCTAGAAATGTGAGTTTCCTTGTCATGGCCAAATTGCATCCTGAAGTTGGTCCAGAGCTTCGATATCTGTCGTATGTGTAGCTTGATCACTGTGCCACTGCTCCCCTCCATGTGCTGCTGTTTTTAGTGGTTTCATGAGAGTATGATCTTAATTATTCTGGCTTAATGTTTTGAATGGATTGCTTTAATTTTGGTACAAATTTCATTGCTTCAATCTCTATTTTCCCGAAATTTGTTGCCTTTGCACTCTGGCAGTGTTTTTGGGTTCTCTGTTACGTGTACCCATGCAATACTTGACATTTCTTGACATTTTATGATAGGTCTCGGAGTTCTTGTTCTTTCACTTTGGTAATCTGCGCTTCTTTATATATTGTTGACACAGATCCACTTGTGATCAATTATTGGGGACGGGAGACTTGTGGTAGTCACAGACTTGTGTTATTTAACGAAGGAATCGTTCGTGTGATAGTTAGTGCATACAATATCTTTTTGGGCGCTTCGGTATGTATTTAAGATTAATGCTAATATTTTACCATTCCACTGTGCAGGTGGACGGGTGGATGTTTGTCTACTAGTGGCTATGAATGTGACTGACACCCAAGCTACAATATTTGTGTTGATTGAGGTGAGCATTTTATATCATCACCCGCCGTCTTTTTATGCATATCCCATTGTGGTTGGTCAACTGGTAAAACTGGACAATTTGATTATAGAGCAGCTAAGTGTAATCGATTTATTAGTTATAATTGTAAAGGAGAGGGGAGGTTTATGATAACTCGTTTGCTACTACTAAGCAAAAGTCAAATAAGAGGTATCGTAGGCACTCACTCAAAGAAGCACGCTGGGCATTACCCACaacaacttcttctttttttaatcttttctttattcttttttatttcgaTGGTAGAGAGTGATCGAGCCCCGCTATGTTCCACGTAGCGGTCGGTCCCCCTGTACCCAAATCTGGTGTCGGCCTGTTTGTATAACAGAGCTCGGATTGCGCCGCGTCCGCCTCGAAGCTGCGGAAGTGGGTCACGATCAAGAAGGGGAACGCCGTCGCACTTCTGGGCCTGGGGTATGACGGCGATCTCTGATCCTCTTCCTAGATGGCGATCGTTTTGGAGTCACGGGTCTGATTTTGGTGCTTGGATCATCTGATGGATCACTTTCGGGTGGTTCATCGGACTCGATGGTGCTTCCCTCCCTCCCttgttcctttcttttcttcttttcttcgtcTTGAGTTGATTCTCCTCTCCGTTCTTGAGATGGACCGTTTCTTCTTTCTCGAGATggattcttttcttctttgttgAGATGGATGATGTCCGTTGGTGATGTTTCCCTCCCtccttccttctcttctcttgtCCTTTGTTGAGATAGGAtcgttttttctttctcttttcttctatgCAAAGAtggattcttctcttctttttctcgaGACGAATCCTCGTATTCTTTCTTGAGATGGATCTCATGATCTGTTGATCTTGGGTTTGTTACTTTTTAGCTTTTAAGCATCAGGGTTTTCTTTTCTGGATGTTCTGCTCTTCTGGTTTCTGTTATTTTGatgcagtttgtttcttgaatcttTCATCGGAACATTTGTTTTCTAATTCATGGTTTTCTTCTTTACATGATCATCTTACGAGCGAGCCGCATGTGCTTTTCGTTTGTTCTTAAATCTGAAGGTTAGAGATCATGAATTTTATTGATTTCCCGATTGCATTTTGTTTCATCACCATTTGTTGACAATTACGTAGATGCAACTGGAGCTTAACAATAAAGACAAAAGGAGAAAGGTTTTTGTGATTAATGCTGGTTTAATCCATCGCACAAGTTCTGACAGTTTCTTATATTCGTAGATTCATTCAATACTGCACATCAGTGACCTTTTTTCTTTTGCCGTGTCTGATCATGCCAAAGTACTATCACCAGCATTGTTATATAGATGTTTCCTGTCTCCTTAATTCTTTGTCTATTCTTCTCTGTTTTCATGCCATGTCTTTGTTGATAGCTTCGTTGTTTGAGTAACGCTCCTCATTCAGCATCCTTtatcaagagaaaaaaaaggggacTTCTTGGAATTaatcctttcaataattttaagATTCTAAACTTTTGATTCCTTGGTAGTTTGACCCCCCTACCTACCTACCGAAGACACAATGTTCTAAAATGGGCGTGTTGACACATTAGAAGAAAATTTCAGGGACATTTCCTGTCTCCATTCCtttaatggttttttttttttttttgcatattcttCTCTCTTTTCGAGCCATATCTTTGTTGATACTTTAGTTGATTGTACGAGTACTTGGATTCCAAGATACATTCAACACTCTGCATATTATTAGGCAAAAGAACTAAACGACCAGTGATCTCTTTCCACCTTTATTTTAAACGACAAGGGACTTGTTGCTTTCTTGACTGCTCCATCGTTTGACCCCTAAGACAACGTTATAACAAGTTTCAGATGAGTCCTGCGACTTGGACTAACTTTCCGTCCCAATTCTTTCTCGGTCAGATGGCATTCTCATAAATCTGACACGTGGAGTCAGGTTTGTATGGGAGCTACTCTCTCGAGAAACTTGTTGGGGTGGAACTTTAAGCGGTAGTATAGTATAGGAATAAAAGTGCAACCAAAGATTGCAGCACCCATGCTAACTTTCAATAATGGGTACCAAAGTCCTAAATTAACTGGAGAAACCGGATGGTTGAGATAGGCTGGAAGGGATTTCACCTAATAAAAAGGATTAAGTTGGTCGTGCACATTTTCTAGTTTTATTAACACATTTACGTAATTAGCTGCTCTCTGGATCATACGAATGTCTTAAGGAGGCTGTGTTTATGAGTTTTATTAACACATTTTCTCATTCTCATTTTCATTTACAATTATTATTTACTTCATTTGCTGAAAGGATTTTGGGCCTGTTTTTCCCTTCTTCGCTGTTTTCTCAAACTAACATGCTTGGTTTTCTCAAATCCCATACGTAGTTTGCTAGCTCAACCCATTCCAATCATCCATAGTTGACCGAACACCCTCGCTTGTTAATCCTGTTTCCATTACCTCTCAGGGTTTAAGGGTTCAGAGATTCTCTTAACCCTTAAACCCTGCATATATTTTTCTTACCACCTTCGGTGTTGTTCCGTCCACTTCAAACAATTTTGAAGGACATGAAATtacttttctttaaaaaaaaatagtgggagACATTTTGGAAGGAATAATTTAAGCAGTTTAAAATACATAAACTGcaaatgtgtgtgtgtatatatatatatatatatatatatatatatatacacatgtaaaaAGTATTCCTTCTCATAGAACTATACTTAAAAATCACTAAGCAACTTATATATTTACAAAATCAGAGCGCTGTGGGCTTCAAAATTTTGGTAATAACCCTCTCTGCATCTGCACCGGCGTCATCGTACGTTACAAATTTGAGGTCCTTTCAATCCTGATGCATGATGCAGTTGAAGCGTCTAAATTTGACTGGATCTTCCAATCAGGACTTGTATCCAAGTCCTcacaaacatcaagaaaatgtttCCTGATACTGTGATCTTAACATTttccttttttaaaattttcagtttCCGCATATGGACACCTAACTTATTTTTTTTTCTGGCTTGTTTTTTTCTTTGTAGGCAGTCCAAAACTCGAGTGCCTGAAGATTCCAAGCAAAGTGCACCGTCCAGATCTCGAAGAATGCATGCCACCCTAACGGAGTACAGATATGGTTAGAATCTGATTCAACTTAAGCTTGAAGCCGAAACAAAAGGAAATACTTAAACATGAATAACTTCCTCCGACAGAAGCAAGTGGACCATCCAAATCTCTCACACAGAGACTGTGAGAGATTTGTATTCAAATTTAGAAGACTGTTCAATGAGTCATCAGTGTTAATCAGCACCAGGACAGAAGTTTCCAGCACTCCAATCGAAGAAACTTTTCCTTTGATAATTGTAGTCCAATCAAATATGATCTGCAACTTTAAAACTAACAATGTAATTTTCATTTTATAGAAACTTCTTTGTGATTCCAAACCAAAAACAAAGCCTAGCCAGAAGAAAGTTTGTTGCCATTTGTGCGGCCTATATTTTATGGAAGAATAAATGAGAATATAACCATTAATTCCAATGAAATCAATGCAAAAGCATTTATTTAAGTCAGCAATGTTCTCTGCCTCATTTCCCTTAAGGAAATACATAATTTCACAACACAAAGAGTTTCTTTGGATCCTTTACCGCTACCATCTCCATGAAAgactaccccccccccccccaaaaaaaaaaatacacacacacacacactttaaTACaacaaacaacttccctctttcaTAGTCTAGTCCTAGCGGTGCATTTTGTCAGGTCATAAGCAACATCTGTGCAATACATATCATTTCCAAGAGTATATAACACACGAATATTCATACAACATCACTAGCAACCTTCAGGCTCATAAATTTCCATAATGCAGAAAATGTTGAATAGTCATTGAAGTAAGTTATactcatataaaaaataatcacTTGATATAGTAAAAGTAAAACAACCCCTTTTTGATTAGTTACCACTATAAATTTCGCAATACCATCAAGTGGCATCAAATGCCAACGTTGTCAGGACTTGTTTCATATACCAGCGCTGAAggcaatatattttttatgtgttCAAAGTCGCTACCATTAATAGTTGAAAATATGGACATctccttgccaaaaaagctcatggaAGTAACCGACGAAATAAATCAgtatatctcaaaaaaaaaaaaaaaacagaatcaTCCTGCACTGAGACAGCATTGGATCATAATGGGTCATCACAAACAAGAAAATCTGTCATTCTTTCATTCAAATCGTAAATGCTCAGAACACATATCTCAAAAGATAAAAAAACCCAACAAAAAGTAATCAGCAGAATTAAAGCATCCCGGATGAACAAGCACAAGCCATCCTACTGTACATAGAAACTCAAAATTAAAGCTAAAATACTGGATGAGGCATCGCAGCACATTTTTTGCTTTAGTACAATTAAAGTGATAACATGCAAAAATGCTATTCGATCATAAAAACTTAATTACATTATACTTAGAACAATTTTTACCAACTTCATTGCTGACTTTTCAGTGATCCAACAAGTAATAATCACTGAAGCAAATATGATAGAGAAAAGACACTGTTGAAAGCAAAACAGAAGATCTTGGTTAAAGCT of the Musa acuminata AAA Group cultivar baxijiao chromosome BXJ3-2, Cavendish_Baxijiao_AAA, whole genome shotgun sequence genome contains:
- the LOC135630974 gene encoding PWWP domain-containing protein 3-like, coding for METLEATEPMSGESPTQPQSSGSPQPPLAPSERRLLESTYLADAAADGASVAANLAPVTPSGTEAKDDVDAHFGNGGLGLGSVTGESLEGIPIAVGDLVWGKTKNHPWWPALVSDPSRAPIDAKKAHLSDVSLLLVYCFGSGAFAWCEPAQLKPFVEDFHRMTRQSSSKSFVAAVEGALDEIRRRLQLELTCGCVPPEAGGKTAECPAGRLPISNFQPLEFLEHLQGVACDVTMADVLQVAALRSWVIAFAKGWTAGLPGYHPRREIMELVDKIDLDVPPGDLGDGNEEGDGECWITGSRVRKGLKTSEDNLHKRQKKRSMAALIAGMELDTVELSDGDEFTVEEKVKGVKNQMIKKVKDMDADDCGVEAQEDTGSGRRERKKSKYLSPPYTCLGAYTNTLDSPRSGEVKSPRKAAEASRALNSDISSLLRCDSESVEKEEDTSNPGFGIESTSVNDILAELLCTARNPLHLKWNRSAKMIKSFFIKYRSSMYTSGSDFLTYQKHHNECCQVSIESPNKLIVNNSSELGKSEGGWKDKKDAADLQVETGLVPDSRSCSEQCKVGRKRKMRKNEDNNVTLADLEPQVINIPVERKNIKSKVVATGESVVLCPAPVNCMQPAEVGNKMNKKGKGVTNGQKAVDPVHNLSECSQDGNSKRKRKKSKRANADVPLVDSIRGITNTLEKVKSEHSRKDDEACYSYPGALLLTFASGVPLPSQSELISTFRKYGVVIESETELLKETSSARVVFAKSTDAEKAFNSSDKTGVFGPPFANYHLHYLPPIACSPHPIPPLPYIRESLERMISTLTTTTSVKETGPSDGMKPAARENLVGDMEGLLKKVNTMLDGAAAGT